In the Cucurbita pepo subsp. pepo cultivar mu-cu-16 unplaced genomic scaffold, ASM280686v2 Cp4.1_scaffold000777, whole genome shotgun sequence genome, one interval contains:
- the LOC111785822 gene encoding O-fucosyltransferase 27-like isoform X2: MPFLSINPLLLLLQSSLGDPSLNVQISPQLVLCLDGFGAQLGGWKLCILMQIPDNTILGGFHEIRNSICDVVVIARLLNATLVIPEIQSTTSSKGISSQFKSFAYLYNEDQFIAALARDVKIVKTLPRNLKGARRKKEIPHFKPSYLASPYFYRHHVLPVLKKHSVVELVISDGGCLQAILPPDLEEYQRLRCRVAFHALQFRVEVQDLATKILHRLRAPGRPFVAYYPGMTREALAYYGCAELFQDVHNELIQHKRVWMRRRGIVKGKLSMNSEGQRLNGSCPLMPEEVGILLRAHGYSWDTIIYVSGGEVFGGQRTLIPLHAIFENVVDRTSLSTPWELGRLYGREINVGGNYPRSPPSVLKESKPDTWKSDGPRPRPLPPPPARLKYPHNIEGWWGWVAESDIEPESTVMELRTNAHKLLWEAIDYFISVEADVFIPGFDRDGKGHPNFASLVMGHRLYQSASLKTYRPDRREVATILSETREQLYHANYTWLRSIRQHLRKSLLDGLIEASTIVKSISFLSHPVPECSCSRQDSEEHASSSRLTHSHAQAGGVGVVHRCPDWMRSESGLRSKDKQTEEDGDEDEPTSESFFGYRSGNRVEGNGEMMSKEAILLNDQEELDGGER; this comes from the exons ATGCCATTTCTGAGCATCAATcctctgctgctgctgttacAATCTTCTCTTGGAGACCCGTCTTTGAACGTCCAGATTTCTCCCCAGCT AGTCCTTTGTTTAGACGGCTTTGGGGCCCAGTTAGGCGGCTGGAAACTTTGCATCCTTATGCAAATCCCAGACAACACTATCCTG GGCGGATTCCACGAGATCAGGAATTCG ATATGCGATGTTGTTGTCATTGCTCGGTTACTTAATGCTACCTTAGTAATTCCCGAGATTCAATCAACCACAAGCAGCAAAGGAATCAG CTCCCAGTTCAAGAGTTTTGCTTATCTCTATAATGAAGACCAGTTCATTGCAGCCTTGGCTAGAGACGTTAAGATCGTGAAGACACTTCCGAGAAATCTGAAAGGTGCTCGGAGGAAAAAGGAGATCCCACATTTCAAACCATCTTACTTAGCATCCCCATATTTTTATCGCCACCATGTTCTTCCTGTTCTGAAGAAGCATTCGGTGGTCGAACTTGTCATCTCCGACGGTGGATGCTTGCAG GCTATCCTTCCGCCTGATCTTGAAGAGTATCAGAGATTGAGGTGTAGAGTTGCCTTCCATGCTCTTCAATTCAGAGTGGAAGTTCAGGATCTTGCCACTAAAATTCTGCATAG GTTAAGAGCTCCAGGCAGGCCGTTCGTAGCCTACTATCCTGGGATGACAAGAGAGGCCTTGGCGTATTATGGTTGTGCTGAACTGTTTCAG GATGTACATAATGAGCTCATTCAGCACAAAAGAGTGTGGATGCGAAGGCGTGGGATCGTCAAAGGGAAGCTTTCGATGAACTCCGAGGGGCAACGACTAAATGGTTCTTGCCCTCTAATGCCAGAAGAG GTCGGAATTCTTCTCCGGGCTCATGGATACTCATGGGACACCATTATATATGTGTCGGGCGGAGAAGTTTTCGGTGGACAACGAACCTTGATTCCTCTCCATGCTATTTTCGAGAATGTCGTTGACAGGACTTCCCTTAGCACCCCATGGGAACTTGGTAGGCTTTATGGTCGTGAGATTAACGTCGGAGGAAACTATCCAAGGTCTCCACCTTCCGTATTGAAGGAGTCGAAGCCTGATACGTGGAAGAGTGACGGTCCACGTCCTCGCCCGTTGCCACCTCCGCCAGCTAGGCTGAAATATCCACATAACATAGAAGGTTGGTGGGGTTGGGTGGCTGAGAGTGACATTGAGCCTGAAAGTACTGTAATGGAGTTGAGAACCAATGCCCATAAATTGCTTTGGGAAGCTATTGATTACTTTATATCTGTCGAAGCCGATGTTTTTATCCCCGGGTTCGATCGTGATGGCAAGGGGCATCCGAATTTCGCAAGCTTAGTGATGGGCCATAGACTTTATCAGTCAGCTTCACTTAAAACATACCGGCCTGATAG AAGAGAAGTGGCAACGATCTTATCAGAAACCAGAGAACAGCTATATCATGCAAACTATACATGGCTGAGATCGATTCGCCAACATCTAAGGAAGTCGTTACTCGACGGACTGATAGAGGCATCAACAATAGTGAAATCAATATCTTTTCTATCACATCCAGTTCCTGAATGTTCTTGCTCAAGACAGGACTCAGAAGAGCATGCTTCTTCGAGTCGTTTGACTCATTCGCACGCTCAGGCTGGTGGTGTAGGAGTTGTGCATCGTTGTCCCGATTGGATGCGAAGTGAGTCGGGACTGCGATCGAAAGATAAGCAAACTGAAGAAGATGGCGACGAAGATGAACCAACATCAGAATCATTTTTTGGGTACAGGAGTGGGAACAGGGTAGAGGGAAATGGAGAGATGATGAGTAAGGAAGCAATTCTGCTGAACGATCAAGAGGAACTTGATGGTGGAGAGAGATAA
- the LOC111785822 gene encoding O-fucosyltransferase 27-like isoform X1 produces the protein MRTWVVNHFIICTHSSTTAPSSSSSLGGSALWGQKSEAAMKGKGEMVLKSKMKWVGLLGIVLSTFSLFTHFFLAGFTTQDAISEHQSSAAAVTIFSWRPVFERPDFSPASPLFRRLWGPVRRLETLHPYANPRQHYPDPSSQSNGFIFVRIQGGFHEIRNSICDVVVIARLLNATLVIPEIQSTTSSKGISSQFKSFAYLYNEDQFIAALARDVKIVKTLPRNLKGARRKKEIPHFKPSYLASPYFYRHHVLPVLKKHSVVELVISDGGCLQAILPPDLEEYQRLRCRVAFHALQFRVEVQDLATKILHRLRAPGRPFVAYYPGMTREALAYYGCAELFQDVHNELIQHKRVWMRRRGIVKGKLSMNSEGQRLNGSCPLMPEEVGILLRAHGYSWDTIIYVSGGEVFGGQRTLIPLHAIFENVVDRTSLSTPWELGRLYGREINVGGNYPRSPPSVLKESKPDTWKSDGPRPRPLPPPPARLKYPHNIEGWWGWVAESDIEPESTVMELRTNAHKLLWEAIDYFISVEADVFIPGFDRDGKGHPNFASLVMGHRLYQSASLKTYRPDRREVATILSETREQLYHANYTWLRSIRQHLRKSLLDGLIEASTIVKSISFLSHPVPECSCSRQDSEEHASSSRLTHSHAQAGGVGVVHRCPDWMRSESGLRSKDKQTEEDGDEDEPTSESFFGYRSGNRVEGNGEMMSKEAILLNDQEELDGGER, from the exons AGATGGTGTTGAAATCAAAGATGAAATGGGTTGGCTTACTGGGTATTgttctttcaactttttccCTCTTCACCCATTTCTTCCTTGCTGGATTTACTACTCAGGATGCCATTTCTGAGCATCAATcctctgctgctgctgttacAATCTTCTCTTGGAGACCCGTCTTTGAACGTCCAGATTTCTCCCCAGCT AGTCCTTTGTTTAGACGGCTTTGGGGCCCAGTTAGGCGGCTGGAAACTTTGCATCCTTATGCAAATCCCAGACAACACTATCCTG ATCCCTCATCACAATCAAATGGATTCATCTTTGTTCGTATACAGGGCGGATTCCACGAGATCAGGAATTCG ATATGCGATGTTGTTGTCATTGCTCGGTTACTTAATGCTACCTTAGTAATTCCCGAGATTCAATCAACCACAAGCAGCAAAGGAATCAG CTCCCAGTTCAAGAGTTTTGCTTATCTCTATAATGAAGACCAGTTCATTGCAGCCTTGGCTAGAGACGTTAAGATCGTGAAGACACTTCCGAGAAATCTGAAAGGTGCTCGGAGGAAAAAGGAGATCCCACATTTCAAACCATCTTACTTAGCATCCCCATATTTTTATCGCCACCATGTTCTTCCTGTTCTGAAGAAGCATTCGGTGGTCGAACTTGTCATCTCCGACGGTGGATGCTTGCAG GCTATCCTTCCGCCTGATCTTGAAGAGTATCAGAGATTGAGGTGTAGAGTTGCCTTCCATGCTCTTCAATTCAGAGTGGAAGTTCAGGATCTTGCCACTAAAATTCTGCATAG GTTAAGAGCTCCAGGCAGGCCGTTCGTAGCCTACTATCCTGGGATGACAAGAGAGGCCTTGGCGTATTATGGTTGTGCTGAACTGTTTCAG GATGTACATAATGAGCTCATTCAGCACAAAAGAGTGTGGATGCGAAGGCGTGGGATCGTCAAAGGGAAGCTTTCGATGAACTCCGAGGGGCAACGACTAAATGGTTCTTGCCCTCTAATGCCAGAAGAG GTCGGAATTCTTCTCCGGGCTCATGGATACTCATGGGACACCATTATATATGTGTCGGGCGGAGAAGTTTTCGGTGGACAACGAACCTTGATTCCTCTCCATGCTATTTTCGAGAATGTCGTTGACAGGACTTCCCTTAGCACCCCATGGGAACTTGGTAGGCTTTATGGTCGTGAGATTAACGTCGGAGGAAACTATCCAAGGTCTCCACCTTCCGTATTGAAGGAGTCGAAGCCTGATACGTGGAAGAGTGACGGTCCACGTCCTCGCCCGTTGCCACCTCCGCCAGCTAGGCTGAAATATCCACATAACATAGAAGGTTGGTGGGGTTGGGTGGCTGAGAGTGACATTGAGCCTGAAAGTACTGTAATGGAGTTGAGAACCAATGCCCATAAATTGCTTTGGGAAGCTATTGATTACTTTATATCTGTCGAAGCCGATGTTTTTATCCCCGGGTTCGATCGTGATGGCAAGGGGCATCCGAATTTCGCAAGCTTAGTGATGGGCCATAGACTTTATCAGTCAGCTTCACTTAAAACATACCGGCCTGATAG AAGAGAAGTGGCAACGATCTTATCAGAAACCAGAGAACAGCTATATCATGCAAACTATACATGGCTGAGATCGATTCGCCAACATCTAAGGAAGTCGTTACTCGACGGACTGATAGAGGCATCAACAATAGTGAAATCAATATCTTTTCTATCACATCCAGTTCCTGAATGTTCTTGCTCAAGACAGGACTCAGAAGAGCATGCTTCTTCGAGTCGTTTGACTCATTCGCACGCTCAGGCTGGTGGTGTAGGAGTTGTGCATCGTTGTCCCGATTGGATGCGAAGTGAGTCGGGACTGCGATCGAAAGATAAGCAAACTGAAGAAGATGGCGACGAAGATGAACCAACATCAGAATCATTTTTTGGGTACAGGAGTGGGAACAGGGTAGAGGGAAATGGAGAGATGATGAGTAAGGAAGCAATTCTGCTGAACGATCAAGAGGAACTTGATGGTGGAGAGAGATAA